A section of the Gloeobacter violaceus PCC 7421 genome encodes:
- a CDS encoding substrate-binding domain-containing protein — MRRFWWLAALCALVLGACAQNGSEGGNRPVVGVSLLTRQDAFYRELERGLKEEAAKQKLTVRLDAGEFDLARQQGQLENYTVQKVAAIVVCPTDSQGIGPAIARANQADIPVFTADIRAKEGAVVSHIASDNVAGGRLAGEYAAKRLNGRGQVAIIDQPYIQSVIERVRGFEEALKPYPNIRVVARLTGDGVRDRSLKAAEDLLQSQRKLDAVFAVNDESAFGVVSAIEAAGRKGIFVMGYDASEEARKLIAGGKSPLQADIAQDPYRIGQETIRAVATHLAGQPVEPVIPVPVRLVDKAALGNETLTPAP; from the coding sequence GTGCGAAGGTTCTGGTGGTTGGCGGCGCTGTGTGCACTGGTGCTCGGGGCCTGTGCCCAGAACGGGTCGGAGGGTGGCAATCGGCCGGTGGTGGGGGTGTCGCTGCTCACCCGTCAGGACGCCTTCTACCGCGAACTGGAGCGTGGTCTCAAAGAAGAAGCGGCCAAGCAGAAGCTCACTGTGCGACTCGATGCGGGCGAATTCGATCTGGCCCGCCAGCAGGGACAGCTCGAAAATTACACCGTCCAGAAAGTGGCGGCAATCGTGGTTTGCCCGACCGATTCCCAGGGGATCGGCCCTGCCATCGCCCGCGCCAATCAGGCCGATATCCCGGTCTTCACCGCCGACATCCGCGCCAAAGAAGGCGCAGTTGTCTCCCACATCGCCTCGGACAACGTCGCAGGCGGGCGGCTCGCGGGCGAGTACGCCGCCAAGCGCCTGAACGGCCGGGGCCAGGTGGCAATTATCGATCAGCCCTACATCCAGTCGGTGATCGAGCGGGTGCGCGGTTTCGAGGAAGCCCTCAAGCCCTACCCCAATATCCGGGTGGTGGCCCGCCTCACCGGCGACGGCGTGCGCGACCGCTCCTTAAAAGCCGCCGAAGATCTGCTCCAGTCCCAGCGCAAGCTCGACGCCGTCTTCGCCGTCAACGACGAATCGGCCTTCGGCGTCGTCTCGGCCATCGAGGCCGCCGGGCGCAAAGGCATCTTCGTCATGGGCTACGACGCCTCCGAAGAAGCGCGCAAGCTCATCGCCGGGGGCAAGTCGCCCCTGCAGGCCGATATCGCCCAGGATCCGTACCGCATTGGCCAGGAGACGATCCGGGCGGTGGCTACCCACCTCGCGGGCCAACCGGTGGAACCGGTGATCCCCGTGCCCGTGCGCCTGGTGGACAAAGCCGCCCTGGGCAACGAAACCCTTACCCCCGCCCCCTGA
- a CDS encoding efflux RND transporter permease subunit, with translation MNNLSAWSIRHPIVIAVLFIALVIAGVVGFVQLPINENPNVDVPTVSVNITQSGAAPPELESQVTRKIEDALAGIENVEHLRSTIKDGISATTVEFVLGTDTDRAVNDVRDAVTKIRQELPQDIDEPVIARVDFVGGALMIYAVGSPTRSTEQLSWFVDHDVSRALLTVEGVSRVQRFGGVSREVRIDLDPNRLFALGITAEEVNRQVRALNRDLPGGRGELGGREQAIRTLGSAATVENLRATQIALSGGRRVALADLGSVSDGASEARQLARLDGKPVVGFSVIRSTGSSEVAIEKGVEAQIAQLEKRFADVHFDLVNTSVRYVHENYDASIEALWLGAALAVVVVYLFLRDGRATLIAGVAMPLSTIPTFAIMKLLGYSLNSLSLLALALVVGVLVDDAIVEIENIDRHIKMGKPPFQAALDAADEIGLAVVATTMTIVAVFVPVGFMGGVPGQFFGQFGFTVVAAVLFSLFVARMVTPLMAAYWLAAKPAPVRLPWYTRTYRTVLAWALSNRAATIAAAVAFFVLSLLLAPLIPSGFLANTDRGQSIVQLELPPGSTLAQTDAVARGLSAQLQKWPEIKNVFVSMGDQGEVRLATLFINLKPREERTIAQQDFEKAIQPVLAAVPGARLGFSVGFRGGKEVSIILTGEDTAELARTAERLSTQMQALSGLANVSNTASLSRPELLIRPRFERAADLGVSVERIGATAKIATLGDIDANLAKFNLEDRQIPIRVQIAPRHRTDLEVIRNLRVTADDGRAIPLETVAELAVGSGAAQIDRYDRARQISVEANLNGVQLGPALEQIYALPAMGDLPESIRLVRSGDVDLQDQVSERFGTALLLGVLLIYGVLVLLFGDFFHPLTIMAALPLSIGGALAGLLVTGKPLVLPALIGILMLMGIVTKNSILLVEYATVLIEKARLPRREALMEAGIDRLQPILMTTIAMIAGMMPIALGIGAGSEFRSPMAVAVVGGLLSSTLLTLVVIPVLFTYVDDFKNRLARLGRRRTIETAQAVQTPAQQ, from the coding sequence ATGAACAACCTCTCGGCCTGGTCGATTCGCCATCCGATCGTGATTGCGGTGCTGTTTATCGCCCTGGTGATTGCAGGAGTGGTGGGCTTTGTGCAACTGCCCATCAACGAAAACCCGAACGTCGATGTGCCCACCGTCTCGGTGAACATCACCCAGTCCGGGGCCGCCCCGCCCGAACTCGAAAGCCAGGTGACCCGCAAAATCGAAGACGCCCTGGCGGGCATTGAGAACGTCGAGCACCTGCGCTCGACTATCAAGGACGGCATCTCGGCCACGACGGTCGAATTTGTGCTGGGTACGGACACCGACCGGGCGGTCAACGACGTGCGCGACGCGGTCACCAAGATCCGCCAGGAACTTCCCCAGGACATCGACGAGCCGGTGATTGCGCGGGTCGATTTTGTGGGCGGCGCCCTGATGATCTACGCGGTCGGATCGCCTACCCGCAGCACCGAGCAGCTGAGCTGGTTTGTCGATCACGACGTGAGCCGGGCGCTGCTCACCGTCGAGGGCGTCTCGCGGGTGCAGCGCTTCGGTGGGGTGAGCCGGGAGGTGCGCATCGACCTCGACCCGAATCGTCTGTTTGCCCTGGGGATCACCGCCGAGGAAGTGAACCGCCAGGTGCGCGCCCTCAACCGGGATCTGCCGGGGGGACGGGGTGAATTGGGCGGCCGCGAACAGGCCATCCGCACCCTGGGCAGCGCCGCCACCGTCGAGAACCTGCGCGCCACGCAGATTGCCCTGTCGGGTGGGCGGCGCGTGGCCCTCGCGGATCTGGGGAGCGTCAGCGACGGCGCCTCCGAAGCGCGCCAGCTGGCGCGCCTGGACGGCAAACCGGTGGTCGGCTTCTCGGTGATCCGCTCCACCGGCAGCTCCGAAGTCGCGATCGAAAAGGGAGTCGAAGCGCAGATTGCCCAACTGGAGAAGCGCTTCGCCGATGTGCACTTCGACCTGGTCAACACCTCGGTGCGCTACGTCCACGAAAATTACGACGCCTCGATCGAAGCGCTCTGGTTGGGGGCGGCCCTCGCGGTCGTGGTGGTCTATCTGTTCTTGCGCGACGGGCGGGCGACCTTGATTGCCGGGGTGGCGATGCCCCTCTCGACCATCCCCACCTTCGCGATCATGAAGCTGTTGGGCTACAGCCTCAACAGCTTGAGCCTGCTGGCGCTGGCGCTGGTGGTGGGGGTGTTGGTGGACGATGCGATCGTCGAAATCGAAAATATCGACCGCCACATCAAGATGGGCAAGCCGCCCTTTCAGGCCGCCCTCGATGCCGCCGACGAAATCGGCCTGGCGGTGGTGGCGACCACGATGACGATCGTGGCGGTCTTCGTGCCGGTGGGATTCATGGGCGGGGTGCCGGGTCAGTTTTTTGGCCAGTTCGGTTTCACGGTGGTGGCGGCGGTGCTCTTTTCGCTCTTCGTGGCGCGCATGGTCACCCCGCTGATGGCCGCCTACTGGCTGGCGGCCAAGCCTGCTCCCGTCCGGTTGCCCTGGTACACCCGCACCTACCGCACCGTCCTCGCCTGGGCGCTCTCCAACCGCGCCGCCACGATCGCGGCCGCCGTCGCCTTTTTTGTCCTCTCGCTGCTATTGGCCCCGCTCATCCCTTCGGGGTTTCTCGCCAACACCGACCGCGGCCAGTCGATAGTGCAACTGGAGTTGCCGCCCGGCTCGACCCTCGCCCAGACCGACGCGGTGGCGCGCGGACTGAGTGCCCAATTGCAAAAGTGGCCCGAGATCAAAAATGTCTTTGTCTCGATGGGGGATCAAGGCGAGGTGCGCCTGGCCACGCTCTTCATCAACCTCAAGCCCCGCGAAGAGCGCACCATCGCTCAGCAAGATTTTGAAAAAGCGATCCAACCGGTGCTGGCCGCTGTGCCGGGGGCGCGCCTCGGCTTCTCGGTGGGCTTTCGGGGAGGCAAAGAAGTCTCGATTATCCTGACGGGCGAAGATACCGCCGAACTGGCGCGCACAGCCGAGCGGCTGAGCACCCAGATGCAGGCGCTATCGGGGCTTGCCAATGTCAGCAACACCGCCAGCCTCTCGCGCCCCGAACTGCTCATCCGGCCGCGCTTCGAGCGGGCGGCGGACCTGGGCGTTTCGGTGGAGCGCATCGGAGCGACCGCCAAGATCGCCACGCTGGGCGACATCGACGCGAACCTGGCCAAGTTCAACCTCGAAGATCGTCAGATTCCGATCCGCGTGCAGATCGCCCCGCGCCACCGCACGGATCTGGAGGTGATCCGCAACCTGCGCGTCACCGCCGACGACGGGCGGGCCATCCCCCTGGAGACGGTGGCCGAGCTGGCCGTCGGTAGCGGCGCCGCCCAGATCGATCGCTACGACCGCGCCCGCCAGATTTCGGTGGAGGCCAACTTGAACGGCGTGCAGCTCGGCCCCGCCCTGGAGCAAATCTACGCCCTTCCCGCCATGGGCGATTTGCCCGAATCGATCCGCCTGGTGCGCTCGGGCGATGTGGACCTGCAAGATCAAGTTTCAGAACGCTTCGGGACGGCCCTGCTGTTGGGGGTGTTGCTCATCTACGGCGTGCTGGTACTGCTGTTTGGGGATTTTTTCCATCCCCTCACGATCATGGCGGCATTGCCTCTGTCCATCGGCGGGGCGCTCGCGGGGCTGCTGGTCACAGGCAAACCCCTGGTGCTGCCGGCCCTGATCGGCATCTTGATGCTGATGGGCATCGTCACCAAAAACTCGATATTGCTAGTCGAGTACGCGACGGTGCTGATCGAAAAGGCGCGCCTGCCCCGGCGCGAGGCGCTGATGGAGGCGGGGATCGACCGGCTGCAGCCGATCTTGATGACCACGATCGCCATGATCGCGGGCATGATGCCCATTGCCTTGGGGATCGGCGCGGGTTCGGAGTTTCGCTCGCCCATGGCCGTAGCGGTGGTGGGGGGACTCTTGAGTTCGACCTTGCTCACCCTGGTGGTGATACCGGTGCTGTTTACCTACGTGGACGACTTCAAAAACCGGCTGGCCCGGCTTGGGCGCCGCCGGACGATCGAGACGGCCCAGGCGGTGCAAACCCCGGCCCAACAGTAG